A window of Amaranthus tricolor cultivar Red isolate AtriRed21 chromosome 8, ASM2621246v1, whole genome shotgun sequence genomic DNA:
ATGTGACTAGTAGTTTGATATCTTTTTCCATGCTTTCTTCCATGTGTAGATTGCAACTCTAGCTCCAAATGTTCCTGCTATGTACGAGCTGCATTTCGCAGCACCAATGGCCGGAGCCATCCTCTGCACTCTTAACTCACGCCTCGATTCATCCATGGTTTCTACCCTCCTTGCACATTCCCAAGCTAAGGTCTTATTTGTAGATTTCCAATTAATCAACATTGCTTCAGAAGCCATCGATCTTTTGTCTAAAACCGGGGTAAAACCACCATTAATTGTGCTTATTACAGATTCTAACTCAAATGAGCATGAAAACTTTCAGTGTGAGTACGAATATGAGGATCTTCTAAACAATGGGGATGATCAATTTCAGCCTCGAATGCCCCTAGATGAGTGGGACCCAATTAGTGTAAATTATACATCTGGCACCACCTCGAGGCCTAAAGGGGTTGTGTACAGTCACCGTGGAGCTTACCTAAATGCCATCTCCACCTTTTTGTTGCACGAAATGGGTCCTATGCCGACTTACCTCTGGACCGTCCCTATGTTTCATTGCAACGGGTGGTGCCTCCCTTGGGGAGTTGCAGCTCAAGGGGGCACCAACGTTTGCATTCGGAAGATCAGCCCAAAGGTTATATTTGATAATATTGTCCTCCACAATGTGACTCACATGGGTGCAGCTCCGACTGTTATGAACATGATTGTCAACGCCCCTGTTGGTGAACGGAGGAGCCTTCCTAATAAGGTGAAGTTGCTTACTGGAGGATCACCCCCTCCGCCTCAAATTTTGTCGAAGATGGAAGAATTGGGCTTCGATGTAGCTCACTTGTATGGTCTTACCGAGACTTATGGCCCAGGGACTTACTGTGTTTGGAAGCCCGAGTGGGATTCTCTACCCCGCGATGAAAAATCGAGGATCAAAGCTCGACAAGGTATACAACATCTAGGGTTGGAAGATGTTGATGTTAGAGATCCCGTCACAATGGAAAGTGTTCCCGCTGATGGTAATGTACACTAAACCAcgacttttttttatatatatgtgaagTTGGAACTGATGTTTGCTAACATAGGTATAGTTGCGTACTTTTGACCCCTCTAAATCCCGCTTACGTGGGAGCTACTTAATGGCACTGGCGCAATGGAGGGCTATGGTAGTCTACTTTAATTAGTAAAAACGTCTGAATAGAGGAAAAACTAATCTACTTAAATTAGTAAAAATGTCTGAATAGAGGAAAAACTAACTCATTTTGAACAGGTAAAACATTTGGAGAAATAATGTTCAAAGGAAATACAGTGATGAGTGGATACTTGAATGATTTGAAGGCAACAATGGAATCATTTAAAGGCGGTTGGTTTCATTCAGGCGACCTCGCTGTAAAACACCCCGACAATTACATAGAAGTCAAGGACCGGTTGAAGGATGTTATAATTTCCGGTGGAGAGAATATAAGCACAGTTGAGGTAGAGACAGTGCTGTACAGTCACCCAGCTATTCTTGAGGCTGCCGTTGTAGCAAGGCCTGATAAGCATTGGGGAGAGACACCATGTGCATTCGTAAAGTTGAAGGATGGGTATGAGTTAGACGAGCAAGAAGTAATGAAATTTTGTCGTGATCACTTGCCTCATTACATGGCTCCTAGGAGTGTCGTCTTTGAGGAGATCCCCAAGACCGCGACAGGAAAGATTCAGAAGTTTATTCTTAGAGAAAAGGCAAAGAATATGGGAAGCCTATCTTAGACAAACAAGACTTCGAAATGTAAGATACATTTATAGATCTTCGATTGTTGGTAATGGTTTCGAGCATTAAGTTAATGAGAAGGTGATTTGGTATGTGAAATCATGTAATATAAGGACTTGCTGAGGAATCAATGTCAAATATATTGGCTTTCTGGGTAATTAAATATGTAATTCAGTTGGTGGGCTGGTTGTACGTAGTTTaattgttggaaatacttcacatgttaGGCAGATCTCACATTACTAAATTAGTGGGTTTTTCGACTTGTATATAATACATGGTGGGTAATCTTCCTAACGCTCATTACCCGTGGGTTTGTGGCCTTGAGCCTATGGGTGTTCTGTGGGTGTATCCAAACGAAGGACCCATAGGATGATTATGTGATGAATTGTCACGACCTAACATCAGTTGAACTTAATTATAATGGAAATATTACATGATTGTGTCAACCGCACCCTTTTTGCTATCTTAACATAACAATTTGTGATCCTTTCAATATTTGTTTTTCGAAATAACTAGTACAGGAACATTGGAACATTGTAATGATACAATGCTGATAAAAATGGCTAATATTGAATCACAAGAATCATCATTTGAAGATGGATTGTTTGAGCATTTGGTTGGGCAACTAATGGGTTGCGTCGATGAGGGTTTGGATGAGCAATCAAAGGCTCACACAAGTCAAGAACTTGATataaagaaaagtgaaaaatatgtatatgtagGTAAaggctcgctcgatcgagccaaAGATGCAACATGAGACAAAAGGCAGCAACATGCCTCGTTCGATCGAGTAGGTGGGTCACTCAGTCTAGTAAAGCATGTCAGAACATGGGTTTTCGTGTTGTCACGCATGAAAATTACTTGGCTGGATTCCTCTAACCTCTTAGGCCTATAATGAGGGTTCAAAGGTCAGAATGAAGGCAGGAGGAAGAGTGCAAGCtaacttttattattgttgttgaacTAGAGAGAGTGAGAGTGCAAATTGCGTTCTATTAAAACACTAGAGAGTGAGTGTACTTgatgtaattgttgaattatcattaaaaatacaaattattcaATTTGGCGCTAGCCGCTAGGGTATGCTTTTGTGTATTTTTCCTTTGTTTGctcttcctcatcctcatctCTTTCACTAATTTGTGTGTCTAAATTCACTACAAGTAATATATGAACAATAACATTAATATCAACTAATGGGAAAGTCTTGTATGAACTTGGTTTAATGTTGACCAACTTTAAAAGGTATTGAAAAAGTAAGTATTTTTACTTAACAAGTTCAATCAAGACAATCATTAAGAaatattactattgttagatTGATGTGcattaaaataatatgtaatatTTTATACAAAACTTTTATTCAATCAatagtttttcttttatttattcttaTAATACATTCATTAAAAACATAAACCAAGTCCATACTTGTGACAATTGACAACTAAGGTACTactacacatgttttattatacttgctactgaTAGTGATATTTTTTCACACAATATGGCACAATCTTATAAGACATTCAGAATGGAGAAAGCCCACTCACATTTTTATACTGTCACTAATTCTATAATTAAGGGCAAAATTAAAAGGACTGATGAAGTAATATGAAAGATGATAACCtccttattttatatatatatatatatatatatatatatatatatatataaacacactcATATAGCAAACTCTAACCTCatgtataataataattcttaaTTATTCCTTGGGATGGGAATAATTTGAAGAGGCTTAACTTTTTGCAATGTCATCCCAACCTTTTCCTCCAAGTCTAAATCATTAAGATGCATACCATGTTCTAGTTCCCAATTGTACTTGTAAAGTAGATTAGACATCATCAAAGTCAACATTCTACATGATAAGGCAATTCCGGGACATATCCTCCTACCTGCTCCAAAAGGTAAGAGTTCGAAATTTTGACCTTTAAAATCAATATCACACTCTAAAAATTTTTCAGGTGAAAATACTTCTGGATTTTTCCATATTTTTGGATCGCGACCAATGGCCCAAAGACTAACGAGGACTTGACTATTCTTTGGCACAATGTAGCCACATAACTTTACATCAGCATCTGCTTTTCGTGGTAACAGATATGCTGTAGGTGGGTGCAAACGAAATGTTTCTTTGATAACGGCTTGGAAGTAAGGAAGTTTAGAGATGTCAGATTCTTGAACGATTGAATAATCACTCCCAAGAGCGTTGTCAATTTCATTTTGAACTTCAATCATAATTTTTGGGGATTTTAATAGCTCTGTCATTGCCCATTCTAATGTGTTTGCAGTAGTATCTGTTCCAGCATCAAACATGTCCTACCAAAACACAtattttaatatcatttttcGCTTAATAAGTAGGATGAATTATATTTATGAATTAACACACATTTAAAATCACAATTATAGTGATTTCAAATAAGAGGTGCAATATTAGAATTAttagttgatcgaattgaatgtacattaaaagaagattttttttttaaaaaaaaaaaggaaaggaaaaaaattCTTACAATTTATCATCAGATTACTATATTTTATGGTGGAATTCACTTACTCTATAAATTCTTGAGTTAagtttgtttttttgatttatttggtATGTGATTATCTTATCCACTCATTCAGTCATTctacattaataataaactcATACCCATTAAAGGCTAGTTCTGGCACTAATTATATAACCAATACTAGTTCGTCCCAAATGATTTGgtcatgtttttatttttgatattacCGTATCACTTCCCTATTTATATTctctcttatttttaaatatcacACTATTTAAATCCATTATATTCAATTTCTCAATTTCCTCAAACCAAGAAGCTAAGGCTAAACAACTAGGACATAGGAATATATATGCTGCTGTTCTTTGGAACCGTAGCATATAAGTctcattttttttcacaatttttactTGAGAAGGTCTTTATGAAAGACACGTCTCAAATAGGTCGACCCATTTTTACTAAAAAACCACGCGTTGTTTAACATATTTatagttggtgttataacccaTTAAAGTTGGTCTTTGGAGTTggcattttaacctattaaattgttgttttaaccttAAGTtgttaacctattgaagttggtattacaTACTATTTAGGCAAGCATTTTAACCTaataaagttggtgttttaacctgttAAAGTTGGTATGTTAACCTTTTGAAGTCGATTTTTAACGTTGGCGTGTTAACCAACTAAAACacgttaaaacaccaactttaataggttaaaataccaaattgtaataggttataataccaactttaataggttaacaACTTAAGGTTAAAACAACAATGTAATAGGTTAAAACGTCTACTCCAAatatcaacttcaataggttatacaccaactttaataggttaacaACTTAAGTTTAAACAAcaatttaataggttaaaaagCCAACtctaaataccaacttcaataggttataacatcaactttaatatgttataacaccaacttcaattagtttttagatttttctctttttttaattgttggatTAGGCTTGGAGAGTCGTCTCTtataaagatggtctctcaggagagttggatttttttttgcctaatttttTCAGTTAGATTTATATTGCGTGactaaaaaccgcagcatatattaCGTGGTAGAtaaatttttttccactaatgtTTAGATTACctagaatatatatattaaagcacaaaatgataaataatattgcaagtaaattaTAAAAGAAGAAAAGTAATAATGAAGATAGAAATTATACTTACAACTAAGAGATGAAGAAGATCATCCATACTCAACTCATTTTCTTCATGGAGGTTAAGTAGAATGTCTAATATGTCATTTGTTGGTTTTGCTTGTAAAGGATTAGTGGATCTAATCTTTATCCTTTTATGAATAATCTCTTTAAAAAGATTCAAGAGCTTACTATAATGGCTAGCCATACGACGTCGAACTCCAAAAGGGTCAATATATCCAAGTATAGGGAAAAAATCACAATAATTGGGCCTACCCATTTCCTTCATAATATTCCACACAAGGTTCTTAAGCTCTTGGGAAGTACTAGACTCATAGCTTGCAAGTTCCATTGAGAATATTGTGTTTGATAATAGGTTAAGTGTGGTGGTAAATGACACCTTACCTATGTCAATGGGTAGCTTTTTTATTGAACAATCTTGCACATGTGCAAGAAGTTGTTTAACCATGGCTAGCCTAAGGTCTTGGCTAGCATCAAGGCGTTTATTCGAGAGCAATTGAATGACAGAGATTTTTTTAAGATTACGCCATTTTGGCGATATGGGAATCCAAGCATAAGAAAATTTACTATGGTCACATGCTCTTACTGAATCAGGAATAGTTCGACTAGAAAGTGCCTGGTCATTGAAAAACATTTCTTTGGCTACAGATGCGGAAGATATCACAATAGTTGTGACACTTCCTAGCTTTACCCTAATCAAAGGGCCATAGATTTTGCTTAGCTCGAAAAAAGTTCGATGCGGCTTGTCACCAAGACTAAAAATACAACCAAAAATTGGTATCGATTTGGGTCCGGGAGGGagtttataagatttttttatataagatTTGATTAGAAGGTGAAAGCTCACAAACAATATAGAACTAATGATAGCAAGTGTTGTGTTATCCATGGTTGGTTCTTACAGGATAATTCCTCTAAGGATATAACTAGAAATGTACCTAAGAATTAGGCTATTTAGGGATTGGAAAGCTAAAGAAGAGTTGGCTATGAATAACGAATAGCTCCGCTATACACGCGTATTTATAGGCGATTGCATGGGGAAGAAAGATAAATTACTTAGAGTTGTAGgtccaaattttatttttaatatattaatacaatatttttttaatatattagtaCAATATTTTTATGGCCTACCAACATGATTGATTTATGTTTGCGAAGAATTGTTCAATTCTTGTCATTCTTCAATTGTCTTCGTTTTTGAAGCATAGAAAAAATGTATAACAATTTTTCAAaggattattttatttatttatttattagattTAGAACCTAAAAAGTAAGTAATCAAACCAAAATAATACTTTCTTTGTCCCACaaatatattttgtaatggtggtaGAATTATGTTGATAAGATGAAAAAAGTAAGTTAAATGAGTAGATGTGA
This region includes:
- the LOC130821208 gene encoding isovalerate--CoA ligase CCL2-like — protein: MKPHKYFRLLNSIYTHGHKFHKSLNIASNLSILYSSLSGSQNGGSQSGLLRCPANYSPLTPITFLDRSAKVFPGRTSLIYGTTHFTWSQTRLRCLKLASAITSALRVSPGQLIATLAPNVPAMYELHFAAPMAGAILCTLNSRLDSSMVSTLLAHSQAKVLFVDFQLINIASEAIDLLSKTGVKPPLIVLITDSNSNEHENFQCEYEYEDLLNNGDDQFQPRMPLDEWDPISVNYTSGTTSRPKGVVYSHRGAYLNAISTFLLHEMGPMPTYLWTVPMFHCNGWCLPWGVAAQGGTNVCIRKISPKVIFDNIVLHNVTHMGAAPTVMNMIVNAPVGERRSLPNKVKLLTGGSPPPPQILSKMEELGFDVAHLYGLTETYGPGTYCVWKPEWDSLPRDEKSRIKARQGIQHLGLEDVDVRDPVTMESVPADGKTFGEIMFKGNTVMSGYLNDLKATMESFKGGWFHSGDLAVKHPDNYIEVKDRLKDVIISGGENISTVEVETVLYSHPAILEAAVVARPDKHWGETPCAFVKLKDGYELDEQEVMKFCRDHLPHYMAPRSVVFEEIPKTATGKIQKFILREKAKNMGSLS
- the LOC130820799 gene encoding cytochrome P450 76AD1-like produces the protein MDNTTLAIISSILFVSFHLLIKSYIKKSYKLPPGPKSIPIFGCIFSLGDKPHRTFFELSKIYGPLIRVKLGSVTTIVISSASVAKEMFFNDQALSSRTIPDSVRACDHSKFSYAWIPISPKWRNLKKISVIQLLSNKRLDASQDLRLAMVKQLLAHVQDCSIKKLPIDIGKVSFTTTLNLLSNTIFSMELASYESSTSQELKNLVWNIMKEMGRPNYCDFFPILGYIDPFGVRRRMASHYSKLLNLFKEIIHKRIKIRSTNPLQAKPTNDILDILLNLHEENELSMDDLLHLLVDMFDAGTDTTANTLEWAMTELLKSPKIMIEVQNEIDNALGSDYSIVQESDISKLPYFQAVIKETFRLHPPTAYLLPRKADADVKLCGYIVPKNSQVLVSLWAIGRDPKIWKNPEVFSPEKFLECDIDFKGQNFELLPFGAGRRICPGIALSCRMLTLMMSNLLYKYNWELEHGMHLNDLDLEEKVGMTLQKVKPLQIIPIPRNN